A genomic region of Elstera cyanobacteriorum contains the following coding sequences:
- the sufD gene encoding Fe-S cluster assembly protein SufD yields MSAVAAYVSAFAPVAGEPDWWLAQRRAAITAFERAGFPSVQDELWRMTDLKPLTAQAFLPPQSIDGARAAALVGEAAGLLPDAWRFVLVDGGFAPALSDLAGLPDGVTLVPTHSRPRAVEPLTALLPDGIAALGVAFARDGLVLRIPAGLVLERPIHLISVQTEAGRGTHTLSRIDLEGGAQAEVIETYMGGAGAWLNAAAHVSLAMGSHLTHGIFVRSEAGAQVFARVSAHVEKAARYSASPVLVGAQQSRVDLVIDLAEDHAEADVKGLYLLSGTQRGQVLTEIHHDGHATRTNELFKGVADDHAHGIFQGKIAVTERGQKTDAQMQSRVLLLSETARADTKPELEIYADDVKCSHGATVGDIDANALFYLMARGLSRAEARRLLLRAFLEEVADGIDAPATQAAVRALLGRALDTPAQEVAA; encoded by the coding sequence ATGAGTGCCGTCGCCGCCTATGTGTCGGCCTTTGCGCCGGTCGCGGGGGAGCCGGATTGGTGGCTGGCCCAGCGCCGCGCCGCGATCACGGCCTTCGAGCGCGCTGGGTTTCCGTCCGTCCAGGATGAACTCTGGCGGATGACCGATCTGAAGCCGCTGACGGCGCAGGCCTTCCTACCGCCGCAGAGCATCGACGGTGCCCGCGCGGCGGCTTTGGTCGGCGAGGCGGCGGGACTGCTGCCGGACGCTTGGCGCTTCGTGCTGGTCGATGGCGGCTTCGCCCCGGCGCTCTCCGATCTCGCGGGACTGCCCGACGGCGTGACCCTGGTGCCGACCCACAGCCGCCCGCGCGCGGTGGAGCCGCTGACCGCGCTGCTGCCCGATGGTATTGCCGCCTTAGGCGTGGCCTTCGCCCGTGACGGGCTGGTCTTGCGCATCCCGGCCGGGTTGGTGCTGGAGCGGCCGATTCATCTGATTTCCGTGCAGACCGAGGCCGGGCGCGGCACGCATACCCTGTCGCGCATCGATCTTGAGGGCGGGGCGCAGGCGGAGGTGATCGAAACCTATATGGGCGGTGCCGGCGCGTGGCTGAATGCCGCCGCCCACGTCAGCCTTGCTATGGGATCGCATTTGACGCACGGGATTTTCGTGCGGTCGGAGGCGGGGGCACAGGTTTTCGCCCGCGTATCGGCCCATGTGGAAAAAGCCGCGCGTTATTCGGCCAGCCCGGTGCTGGTGGGGGCGCAGCAAAGCCGCGTCGATCTCGTCATCGATCTTGCTGAAGATCATGCCGAAGCCGATGTGAAGGGCCTCTATCTTCTCTCCGGCACGCAGCGCGGCCAGGTGCTGACGGAAATCCATCACGATGGTCACGCCACCCGCACGAACGAACTGTTCAAGGGCGTGGCCGACGATCACGCCCACGGGATTTTCCAGGGCAAGATCGCCGTGACCGAACGGGGCCAGAAGACCGATGCGCAGATGCAAAGCCGCGTGCTGCTTCTGTCGGAAACCGCGCGCGCCGATACCAAGCCGGAGCTTGAGATTTACGCCGACGATGTGAAGTGCAGCCACGGCGCGACGGTGGGCGATATCGACGCGAATGCGCTGTTCTATCTGATGGCGCGCGGCCTAAGCCGGGCGGAAGCCCGCCGGTTGCTGCTGCGGGCCTTCTTGGAAGAGGTCGCCGATGGGATCGACGCCCCGGCAACCCAGGCGGCGGTTCGTGCGCTGCTGGGCCGGGCGCTCGACACCCCGGCGCAGGAGGTGGCGGCATGA
- a CDS encoding iron-sulfur cluster assembly scaffold protein, whose amino-acid sequence MAAALYSDAVVALAARKPERLAAPTVSAQRNNPLCGDRVTVDLAVADGVIQGVGGDVRGCALCCASLIAMIDDLPGRPLAALPERIETVRRALVATAIAPEDPLAPLLDKPVPRPRHRCVLLPWDALTDALSSLSTQA is encoded by the coding sequence ATGGCGGCGGCGCTCTATTCCGACGCGGTAGTGGCGCTGGCGGCGCGCAAGCCGGAGCGGCTGGCGGCGCCCACGGTGTCCGCCCAGCGGAATAACCCGCTGTGCGGGGACCGGGTGACGGTCGATCTGGCGGTAGCCGATGGGGTGATCCAAGGAGTGGGCGGCGATGTGCGCGGGTGCGCTCTCTGCTGCGCTAGCCTGATTGCGATGATCGACGATCTGCCCGGCCGTCCCTTGGCGGCGCTGCCCGAGCGGATCGAAACCGTCCGCCGGGCGCTGGTGGCGACGGCGATTGCGCCGGAAGACCCGTTAGCGCCACTGCTCGATAAGCCGGTGCCGCGCCCGCGCCATCGCTGTGTTTTGTTACCCTGGGACGCGCTGACCGATGCGCTGTCCTCTCTTTCGACCCAAGCCTGA
- a CDS encoding aminotransferase class V-fold PLP-dependent enzyme yields MSLTLSNRPHPKADFPIFDPAGPNAGIAYLDSGASAQKPKSVIEAVSAFYATGYANIHRGVYKLSANATDAYEGVRAQVARFINAASDQEIIFVRGATEGLNLIAATWGRAHLKAGDAVLISALEHHANIIPWQILRDQMGVELRIAGLAADGGIDRADFTAKLADGKVKLASFTHIANATGAVLPVADLIAEAKAAGAIVSVDGCQAVPHRPVDVQALGCDFYTFSGHKIYGPTGIGILYGRLPVLETMPPYQTGGDMVATVRFEATEFLDPPQRFEAGTPDIAGVIGLGAAIDYIQSLGWAWIEAHEKSLLAHGTAVLSKIPGLTLLPAGSERSGIFSFTVEGVHPHDLGTILDHHNVAIRAGSHCAQPLLNEFGLTATARASLGLYNETEDLDRLAEAVMAAQRMFAPKQRA; encoded by the coding sequence ATGAGCCTGACATTGTCCAACCGTCCGCATCCCAAGGCGGATTTCCCGATTTTCGATCCCGCTGGCCCCAATGCCGGGATTGCCTATCTCGATAGCGGCGCATCGGCACAAAAGCCGAAAAGCGTGATCGAGGCGGTCAGCGCCTTTTATGCGACCGGCTACGCCAATATCCACCGGGGGGTTTATAAGCTCTCGGCCAATGCGACCGATGCCTATGAAGGGGTGCGGGCGCAGGTGGCGCGGTTCATAAATGCTGCGTCCGACCAGGAAATCATCTTCGTGCGCGGGGCAACCGAAGGGCTGAACCTGATCGCCGCCACCTGGGGGCGGGCGCATTTGAAGGCGGGCGACGCCGTTTTGATTTCGGCGTTGGAACATCACGCCAATATCATTCCCTGGCAGATTCTGCGCGATCAGATGGGTGTCGAGCTGCGCATCGCCGGTCTGGCGGCGGATGGCGGCATCGACCGCGCTGATTTCACTGCAAAGCTGGCGGATGGCAAGGTAAAGCTCGCTAGCTTCACCCATATCGCCAATGCCACCGGGGCCGTGTTGCCGGTGGCCGACCTGATTGCCGAAGCCAAGGCCGCCGGGGCCATTGTCTCCGTGGATGGTTGCCAAGCGGTGCCGCATCGGCCTGTCGATGTTCAAGCCTTGGGCTGCGATTTTTATACGTTTTCCGGCCATAAGATTTATGGGCCGACCGGCATCGGCATTCTCTATGGCCGCTTGCCGGTGCTGGAAACGATGCCACCCTACCAGACCGGCGGCGATATGGTGGCCACGGTGCGGTTCGAGGCGACGGAGTTTCTTGATCCGCCGCAGCGGTTCGAAGCGGGGACGCCCGATATTGCCGGGGTGATCGGGCTGGGCGCGGCCATTGATTATATCCAGTCGCTGGGCTGGGCCTGGATCGAAGCGCACGAAAAGAGCCTGCTGGCGCATGGCACGGCGGTCTTGAGCAAGATCCCCGGCCTGACTCTGCTGCCGGCAGGGTCAGAACGGTCGGGTATTTTCTCCTTCACCGTCGAAGGCGTGCATCCGCACGACCTCGGCACCATTCTCGACCATCATAATGTCGCCATTCGCGCGGGCAGCCATTGCGCCCAGCCGTTGCTGAACGAGTTCGGCCTGACGGCAACGGCGCGCGCCTCCTTGGGCCTCTATAATGAGACGGAGGATTTGGACCGGCTAGCCGAAGCGGTGATGGCTGCCCAGCGCATGTTCGCGCCGAAGCAGCGGGCCTGA
- a CDS encoding SUF system Fe-S cluster assembly protein, giving the protein MSDTPTGFDLHTQEPLPEKPTGDLEDQVLDALRTVYDPEIPVNIVELGLIYDLRVLEDRRVFIDMTLTAPNCPVAEEIPVQVADKVRSVEGVADATVNLVWSPPWTQDRMSDEAKLQLNMF; this is encoded by the coding sequence ATGTCCGACACGCCGACCGGATTCGATCTGCACACGCAGGAGCCTTTACCGGAAAAGCCGACCGGCGATCTTGAGGATCAGGTGCTGGACGCGCTGCGCACGGTCTACGACCCGGAAATTCCGGTGAATATCGTCGAACTCGGGCTGATCTACGATCTGCGGGTGCTGGAAGATCGCCGCGTTTTTATCGACATGACTCTAACAGCGCCCAATTGCCCCGTCGCGGAAGAAATTCCGGTGCAGGTGGCCGATAAGGTGCGCAGTGTCGAAGGGGTTGCGGACGCCACCGTCAACCTCGTTTGGTCGCCGCCCTGGACCCAGGACCGGATGAGCGACGAGGCCAAACTTCAACTCAATATGTTTTAA